The DNA sequence ACCGTCGCGCTTGACGGGTTGGCGATTCCCTACCCCGCGCTCCTCGGACTCCTGACCGGCGTCGCCAGTCTCATCCCCGTCGTCGGCATGAAACTCGTCTATATCCCGGTCGCGCTCTACCTCGCCGGTCTCGCCGTCGTCAGAGGCCAGACCGAAGCCCTGTGGTTCGTCGTCACCTTCGCCCTGCTCTCGCTCGTCGTCGTCGATACCATCCCCGACATTGTGCTCAGACCGTTCGTCTCCGGCGGGACGCTCCACAGCGGGACGCTCATGCTGACGTACATCTTCGGCTCGCTGCTCTTCGGCTGGTACGGCATCTTCCTCGCGCCGTTGCTCTTGGTCGTCGTCGTCGAGTTCGTCCGGGTCGTGCTACCGACGCTGTACGAGTCGTGGGGGGAACCGGTCGACGTCGGCCAGACGAGTCTCCTCGAACCCGCGTGGACAGAGAGAGGGGGAGAGACGGGGCTGGAGAGTGCCGACGGCGGCTCCGAAACCCACTGAGCGGGCGTTGTGTGGATAAGCGTGCGAATAGTTTTCCCTTGAGACGACGACATTTTATCATGGAACGGCGGAAACTCCTCCTCTCCGGTACTGCACTCATCGCTGCGTTAGCGGGATGCTCGTCGTCGGGGGGAGACCCCCTCCCGACAACGACGACCACCGCGGAACCCACGGCGACGCCGACTGCGACGCCGACTCCCGAAGAACCGACCGCGGAGCCGACGCCGACCGATACCCCGGAGCCGACCGACACGGCCGAACCCACGGAGGAGCCGACGCCAGCCGGTTCAGAGGCCGCCGCTGCGTCAATCGAGGGCGCGAGACAGGACCTTCGGGAGGCCCACGAGATATACGTCAGGCGTTCGGACGAGAGCGACCCGAGTCTCCTCGACATCGACGCCACGTTCGGCTTCCACTTTCCCAGTGTGACGAACGTCGTCCGGAAGGCAGAACGGAAGCTCAACAGGGCCGAGAGGGAGGGGTCTCGGGCACAGCGGACGACGGTGTCGAAGCTCCGTGGGGTGGCTCTCTTCCTGTCGACGGCGGCGAGAGCACAGGCGAACGTCGGGAGGGCGTACGAGGAGTTCGCCGACGGCGCGGACGACCTGATCAGCGGCAGCGACGCCGACGCCGAGATACCAGCAATCGAATCCGAGCTACAGGAGCTGGACGCCCATCTGACCACGCTCAACGAGCAGTCTCGGGCGAGTGATTTCGACGCGTTCGACGCCATCTCCGGGTCGGTGATGCGGCGGAAGATCGAACAGTTCGAGCGGGAACGAAGCTCGCTACAGCTCTTCGTGACGCTCTTCGCCGACTTCCAGGAGGGGATCGAGCAGTACGAGGACGCCGAATCCGAGTACCACGACGGGGACGACGACGACGCGGTGGCGATTGCGAGAGGAGTCAGCGACCTGTTCGAGGGAATCGTCGACGAGATCGACGAGGCTGAGTTGGCAGACTCGGTCGCGGACGTCGCAGACGCAGTCCGCACGGAGGCCGAAAACTGGGTCACCAGGGCGGACGACCTCGCCGACGAGGCGGCCGCCTGAGCCGACACATGGTCTGAAACCGCGAGCAACGCGGTTCGAGAGACTGACGACTCGGGGGCGTAGAGAAGTCGAAAAGTGCCCGGGGTGGGCTCCGAACCCACGATCTCCGCATGTCCCAGGTCCGAGGCTCGGCAGTCCTCTATGGGACGGAGGCTTCCAAGGCGGTTACCGCACCGAAGCTCGTTTGCCGCGTCGGCGAGGCCGACGCAACGAACCCTATGAGTGCGGCGCTATGTCCAGCTAAGCCACCCGGGCTCACCCTTACGTACCGCGATGATACTCTTTAAGCTTCTCATATCGCCCGCCATCGCCAGCTGCTCACACAGCTGACTCTCCCTTTCGCTCCGGGTCGGCACCCCTCGGTTTTATCTCCCCACACCGGCTCTCACCTGGCATGAGCCTACCGGAACTCGTCCAATCACAGCTGGGCGACGAGTCCGTCGCCGCCCGCGTCACGCTCGGTGGCGAGGACGAGCTGTTCGTCACACCGACGCGAACGCTCATCTACCGTGCGGAGGGACTGCTGTCGGACGAATCCGTCGAGGAATACGGCCACGACGCCGAACGGCTGCTCGTCTCGGAGGGTCGTCGCAAGTCGAAGATCACCCTCGACTACGGTCTCGACGGCGAGGAAACCTTCGCGGTTCCCTCGAAGCGACTGTCGGACGCCCTCCATCCCGTCCTCGCGGGGATTCTCAACGCTGCAGGCATCACCGACCCTGGCGAGACGGTGAAACACACCTTCCAGTTCAGCGAGCTGACGCTCGTCATCACCAGCGCGCGCGTCGTCAAACATATCGGCAATGCCGTCTGGGACGAGGACTTCGAGGAGTTCCACTACGACGACGTGACCGACCTCGACTTCGAGGACGGCAGCGTCGCGACGACAGTCGTCCTTACGACCGGCGACCGCCAAGAGCGGTTCAAGACGCCGAACGAGAACGCCCGCGCCGTCCGCGAGGGGCTGACCGAGGCCCTGCTCGCGCACTACGACGTCGCCAGCTTAGAGGAGTTCCGCGTCACCGCCACGCCCGACGAGGACGAGGAACCGCCCGAACGCGACAACGTCGACTTCGGCGACGGTCCCGACCCGCTCAGTGCGAACCCCGGCGAACTGTCGGAGGCACCGAAGAACGCGACGCGGACCGACGAGGAGCCGACCGGGAACGGTGCGGATGCGGACCTCGACTCGCCCGCGGCCGTGGCGGAGTCGCTCGAACAGCCCGCGGGGACGGCCACTGGCGCGGAAGCGGCCACCGCCTCCGACGGCACGGACGAGACAGGCGGCTTCGACGGCTCGGGCTTCGAATCGGCCGTCGAGCAGGACGGCCGCGTTGCCGACGAGCTCGCAGCGCTCACCGAGGCGGTCGAACAGCAGAACCGCGAACTGCGAAAACAGCGCGAGACGATGACTCAACTCATCGAAGAGCTGCGACAGGGTCGTTAGGACTCCCGCCCAGTCACCTTCCGGATACACGACGAGCCGAACGGTCCCAACTCTCCCGACTCGAATTTGATGAAGTGGCCCGTCGACAGCCCACAGCCACAGCGCCGACACTCGAAGTCGCCCTCTTTCGTGACGACCTGACTCTCG is a window from the Halogranum gelatinilyticum genome containing:
- a CDS encoding DUF7115 domain-containing protein; the protein is MSLPELVQSQLGDESVAARVTLGGEDELFVTPTRTLIYRAEGLLSDESVEEYGHDAERLLVSEGRRKSKITLDYGLDGEETFAVPSKRLSDALHPVLAGILNAAGITDPGETVKHTFQFSELTLVITSARVVKHIGNAVWDEDFEEFHYDDVTDLDFEDGSVATTVVLTTGDRQERFKTPNENARAVREGLTEALLAHYDVASLEEFRVTATPDEDEEPPERDNVDFGDGPDPLSANPGELSEAPKNATRTDEEPTGNGADADLDSPAAVAESLEQPAGTATGAEAATASDGTDETGGFDGSGFESAVEQDGRVADELAALTEAVEQQNRELRKQRETMTQLIEELRQGR